The region taaggtcaattgctgctgtaatcacaaatgcacgactgacttctgttgttgatttcatttgtttgttatttcctccaatgtttctcattctaacacttctcatcgtattgcacagggacgaaagcttgacacacgtgtctaaggaaaccacttttgtaaTATATTGTATTGTAATATTGTGTGCGCATGCTTGATTAAGCATCTAGGTTTCCACATGCGTTTATAAGTTCAGTATTCGGAAAGATTTGATGTTAGTAGTCGAGATTGAGAAATTGCATATCgaataaatttgtaaaaaccaaACGTTGTTTTCTTATGGACATGACAATAATCTGGCGACGAGGATTATGGTAAAAATTGTTGGATTGCTTATTACGGCTTATGAATTTTAAAGAGTATGTCGGATGCAGATGGTGCTGCAAGTTCTCAGCCTAGTTCCAGAGGAAGAAGTCCATCCAGTGAAGTGAGAGTGAGCTGGGTGTACGAACTTAATAAACAAGaactaattgaaaaactaaaaacgTCTAACGTTACTGTGAGTGAAACTGATAGTGTTGATAACCTACGAAAAACGCTCGTCAAAAAACTTCGTGGAAAAAACGAAACTTTCACAAAGAAGGAACTATACAGGTACGACATGTTCGACTTTAATAAAATAAGTTTTACCCTAAACAAAGACAATTGGGAAGTTTTTGTCGAAAGACTAGAATTAATTTTCGAGTGTCAGTGTATTTCACCGGAAAGACAAAGTGCAGAACTGTTAACAAGGGTTTGTCAAGAGACTTTCATGTTGTTTCGCAATTTAACTTCACCAAAAATGGCCAAAGATCTTTCCTACTCTGATTTAGTTAATATCATGAACTCTCATCTTCATCCAAAGCCTTCAGAAATTTCCGAAAGAAATAAATTCTACGCCACGAAACAATTACCTTCGGAATCAATACACGCATTCCttacaaaattgaaagaaagatctttttattgtaatttcaagGACCTTGATATTGCTCTTCGTGATCAATTTGTATTTGGACTTATAAATCACGAAACAAAAGTGGAATTATTTCGTCAAGAAAATCTAACATTTCAAAGTGCGGTGAAGATAGCGGAGGATCGAGAAGCAGCTATAAAAAATTCCTTATCAATGAAGCCCGCATATGCTGTGTCTgaagatacaattttttacatgAATAAGGCTGGTTCAAAATATTCCAATCATCAACAATACAGAGGAAGGGGAAGCGGAAACGcagaaggaaaattcaaatcttCGCATCCAAACAACGCAGCCGCGGCTTCCACTTCCAAAGACCAGAGCCAGAAACTCATCAGAGACAATAGACAAAGACAACACGATAACAGGAGCAGCTACAGACGAGAAGACAGAAACGGCAGCCGTAGGTCGAATGTATCAAACAATTCTCAGGTACATATAACCTCAAAAACGCgtaataataatgaatgttATTGTTGTGGTGGATTTAATCATTTCGCAAGAGACTGTAAACTTAGGTGGAAAACTTGTAATTATTGTAATGTAAAAGGTCATATTGATAGAGCATGTCTAAAAAAACAAAACGGAATTAATTTAGTCAATGACAACTTATTAGAAAATGAAGATTTGGATAGTTCTGatttagatttttattatatgcaGCAAAACAATTTTACTGAATTTCAGGTAAACAATATTGTGGTAGAACCTCATAgtatgaaattaattattgataataatcagGTAGAATTGGAAGTTGATACAGGTTCACATGTGACTgtgttttcagaaaaaactgtAGCTAATTATTTTGCAGCTAAGAAAATTCACAAGGCAGATATTTCATTGTCCAGCTATGACAGAACAAAGTTGAATGTAATGGGTATGTTGACTGATCTTAAGGTGCATTTCGAAGGGGTTGAAGCAAATTTGAAAGCTTACGTTTTGGCAGGTAACGGGAAAAATTTAATAGGAAGGCAATGGCTTCAAGCCTTAGGTATGTGGCCGATAACTTTTAAACCTCAGTTTGCGTTGAATTGCTTGAATGATCATAACAGTATTATTTcacattttaaatcaaaatatcccCAATTGTTCGACAACAGCCCAGGTAAATATAAAGGTAAATCTATTAAACTAACTTTCAAAAAAGATTATCAGCCAATTCAATGTAAACCTTATCATGTCCCTTTCGCTTTGAAAGACAAAGTAGATGCAGAAATCGATCGTCTGGTAAGAATAGGTAATTTGGAACAAGTTGAGGTGAGTGAATGGGCTACTCCAGTAGTTCCTGTGGTGAAAGGGGAAGGAGTTCGTTTATGcggaaattttaaattaacaGTGAATCCTCAAATAATTGTTAAAAGATATCCATTACCCTTAAAAGAAAAAGTGTTTCAGACGTTACAGGTTGGAACCAAATGGTCCCAAATTGATTTAAAACATGCATTTATGCAATTTGAAGTTGCTGAAGATTGTAGAGATCCATTGACAATAATCACACAGAAAGGTTTGTTTAGGTACAAAAAATTGCCAGAGGGTGTAGCCTCCAGCCCAGCAGAATGTCAAGATATTGTTACTGATATTTTGAAAGGTAttccgaatattgaaatttacataGATAATATTTATTGCACAGGAAAGAATGATTCAGAGCATCTcaataatttagaaaaaatattttataagttAAATGAAGCAGGACTTAAAGTAAACGAAtcaaaatgtgaatttttcagGTCTGAAATAGAGATATTAGGATTCAAATTGGACAAAAAGGGTTTATCACCATCTCCTAGTAGAATTCATTCAATTGTGAATATGCCTTCTCCAAAAACTAAAAAAGAACTTCAAGCATTTTTAGGGTTAGtaaattttgaaagttttgaaAGAGAGCAAATTTTATTGGAATTCTAATTGTGATCAAGCAGTTAATTGGGTAAAGAAGGAATTAGCATCGGATAAAGTTTTGGTTCCATATCAGCAAGATATTACTTTAGTATTGGCTACAGACGCAAGTTACTCAGGGTTGTCAGCTATTTTGTCTCACAGATTTTCAGACGGTACAGAGAGACCAATTGCCTTTGCTTCTAAATTAATACCTCATAATGAGTTACATCGATCTATTCTAGATAAAGAGGCAGCAGCTATAATTTTCGGGTTTagaaaattttatcattatattgttggtaatgaaattattcttaaaaCTGATAATCAACCTTTAAAGTATATATTTGGTAATTCGAAGAAATTGAATGTTACAATTCAGAATAGGTTGTTAAGATGGATATATTTTTTATCGGGTTTCAAATACAagattgaattgatttcatcaTCTAAAAACAGTAATTGTGATGCGCTTTCCAGGTTAGCAGTACGAGATAAGATGGCtgtgtttgattctgaattagaTGTtataaactttattgaaaatgaaagtaatttgattgatttaaatttgattaagcaagaaacaaaaaaagataAGGTTTTATGTGATGTGAAAAGAAAGTTAATGTTTGGATGggtagaaaattcaaatgatatttctttGGAAGAGAAAATGTATTTTGATAAGAAAACAGAATTAAGTATTGAGAATGAATGTCTTGTTCGAGGTTCTAGACTAATAATACCAAAAGCATtgcgaaaaactttattgaaatcaCTTCACCAGTCTCATTTTGGTATTGTTAGAATGAAACAAGTAGCTCGTTCGTTTTTTTGGTGGCCGGGTTTGGACgatgatatagaaaaattagcAAATAGTTGTGAGTTATGTgtgaaaaatagaaaacaaaataacaaaatcagTACTTTTCAATGGCCATTTCCATCTAACCCATGGTCCAGGTTACACACTGATTTTTTAGGACCTATTCAAGGAAATATGTTTTTAGTCATAGTTGATGCACACAGTAAATGGCCTGAAgctataaatatgaaaaataacacCTCAGCTAGTAAAttgattgaagtttttgattctATTTTTTCGAGGTTTGGATTATGTGATCATTTAGTCTCAGACAATGGTCCACAATTTGCAAGTGAAgagtttaatgaatttttgaaatcgttagGCATACGGCACACATATTCTCCACCCTATCACCCAGCAACTAATGGAGCAGCAGAAAATTTTGTGGGTACATTTAAAAATAaggttttgaaaattacaggAGAGGGTAAGTCATTAAATTTTGCTGTGAATTCATTTTAGTTTGATTATCGTACAATGAAGCATTCGACAACGGGAAAATCaccatcagatattattttcaaaagggagattaaaacaaggtttcaTCTTTTAAGAGAAAATTTAGTTAGTGAAACATCTTTTAAACAATTCAATATgtcagataaaaataaaataagtaaaattgatttcaagttgGGAGATGTGGTTTTAGTAGATGTTTACAACAATAATAAGAGGCACCGAGTACAAGcaaaaatcgttgaaaaattaTCACCAGTTACATTTAACTTGTTATGTGATGGAGGACGAATTATAAAAAGACATGTTAatcaaatgttgaaatttttaagtaatGACAATGATATAAATAAAGACTTGAAAGATGATATAAGTATAAGGAGATCTGAAcgcttgaaaaatttaaataaatgaaattaagatccagaatttctgtttatatgtatattgtaacTAGTTCTATATTGCATAATAATTGTATAGTAATGATAATTGATTatataatgtataataataactctattaattaattgtttctatattacataataaaaaataaaaataaaatttatgattgtaaattattatattgGAATCATATtgttaaattgattttgatcgtatttgtgaattttgaaaaataacagaaagacaaaaaaaaaaaaaaattataaaattcaaaaaattaaaatatatgaattcttaGATTATGATATAATTGTAATTTCTGATTAAATCAAATTGTATTTATTTAAATGGGGGAGATTGTAATATATTGTATTGTAATATTGTGTGCGCATGCTTGATTAAGCATCTAGGTTTCCACATGCGTTTATAAGTTCAGTATTCGGAAAGATTTGATGTTAGTAGTCGAGATTGAGAAATTGCATATCgaataaatttgtaaaaaccaaACGTTGTTTTCTTATGGACAtgacaactttggtataagggactgttcttatttttttttttgttcaatcaacaattatccaagtaggctattccacattgttgattttcttggactcggatgtcacgcaggtagttataatctcccacgtggtaaggtcaattgctgctgtaaccacaaatgcacgactgacttctaatgttgatttcatttgtttgttatttctttcaatgtttctcattctaacacttctcatcgtattgcacagggacgaaagcttgacacacgtgtctaaggaaaccactttggtataagggactgttcttattctcttttttttgtttaatcaacaattatccaagtaggccattccacattgttgattttcttggactcggatgtcacgcaggtagctataatctcccacgtggtaaggtcaattgctgctgtaaccacaaatgcacgactgacttctgttgttgatttcatttgtttgttatttccttctatgtttctcattctaacacttttcatcgtattgcacagggacgaaagcttgacacacgtgtctaaggaaaccacattggtataagggactgttcttattcccttctttctgtataatgatcaattatccaagtaagccattccacattgttgattttcttggactcggatgacacgcaggtagctataatcttttacgtggttaggtaaattgctgctgtatccacaaatgcacgactgacttctgttgttgatttcatttgtttgttatttccttctatgtttctcattctaacacttttcatcgtattgcacagggacgaaagcttgacacgcgtgtctaaggaaaccactttggtataagggactgttcttattcccttcgttttgtttaatgaacaattatccaagtaagccattccacattgttgattttcttggaatcggatgacacgcgggtagctataatctcccacgtggtaaggtcaattgctgctgtaaccacaattggacggctgacttctgttgttgatttcatttgtttgtaatttccttcaatgtttctcattctaacacttctcatcgtattgcacagggacgaaagcttgacacacgtgtctatgtaaaccacattggtataagggactgttcttattcccttctttctgtatgatgatcaattatccaagtaagccattccacattgttgattttcttggactcggatgacacgcaggtagctataatctgtaacgtggtaaggtcaattgctgctgtaaccacaaatgcacgactgacttctgttgttgatttcatttgtttgttatttccttcaatgtttctcattctaacacttttcatcgtattgcacagggacgaaagcttgacacacgtgtctaaggaaaccactttggtataagggactgttcttattcaattctttttgtttaatgaacaattatccaagtaagccattccacattgttgattttcttggaatcggatgacacgcgggtagctataatctcccacgtggtaaggtcaattgctgctgtaaccacaattggacggctgacttctgttgttgatttcatttgtttgtaatttccttcaatgtttctcattctaacacttctcatcgtattgcacagggacgaaagcttgacacacgtgtctatgtaaaccacattggtataagggactgttcttattcccttctttctgtatgatgatcaattatccaagtaaaccattccacattgttgattttcttggactcgaatgtcacgcaggtagctataatctcccacgtggtaaggtcaattgctgctgtaaccacaattggacggctgacttctgttgttgatttcatttgtttgttatttccttcaatgtttctcattctaacacttctcatcgtattgcacagggacgaaagcttgacacacgtgtctatggaaaccacattggtataagggactgttcttattcccttctttctgtatgatgatcaattctccaagtaaaccattccacattgttgattttcttggactcggatgacacgcaggtagctgtaacgtggtgaggtcaattgctgctgtaaccacaaatgcacgactgacttctgttgttgatttcatttgtttgtaatttccttcaatgtttctcattctaacacttctcatcgtattgcacagggacgaaagcttgacacacgtgtctatgtaaaccacattggtataagggactgttcttattcccttctttctgtatgatgatcaattatccaagtaagccattccacattgttgattttcttggactcggatgacacgcaggtagctataatctgtaacgtggtaaggtcgattgctgctgtaaccacaaatgcacgactgacttctgttgttgatttcatttgtttgttatttccttcaatgtttctcattctaacacttttcatcgtattgcacagggacgaaagcttgacacacgtgtctaaggaaaccactttggtataagggactgttcttattcaattctttttgtttaatgaactattatccaagtaagccgttccacattgttgattttcttggactcggatgtcacgcaggtagctataatctcccacgtggtaaggtcaattgctgctgtaaccacaaatgcacgactgacttctgttgttgatttcattcgtttgttatttttttcaatgtttctcattctaacacttttcatcgtattgcacagggtcgaaagcttgacacacgtgtctatggaaaccacattggtataagggactgttcttacttcattctttctgtataatgatcaattatccaagtaagccattccacattgttgattttcttggactcggatgtcacgcaggtagctataatctcccacgtggtaaggtcatttgctgctgtaacgacaaatgcacgactgacttctaatgttgatttcatttgtttgttatttccttcaatgtttctcattctaacacttctcatcgtattgcacagggacgaaagcttgacacacgtgtctaaggaaaccactttggtatgagggactgttcttatttttttttttgttcaatcaacaattatccaagtaggctattccacattgttgattttcttggactcggatgtcacgcaggtagttataatctcccacgtggtaaggtcaattgctgctgtaaccacaaatgcacgactgacttctaatgttgatttcatttgtttatttctttcaatgtttcacattctaacacttctcatcgtattgcacagggacgaaagcttgacacacgtgtctaaggaaaccactttggtataagggactgttcttattctcttttttttgtttaatcaacaattatccaagtaggccattccacattgttgattttcttggactcggatgtcacgcaggtagctataatctcccacgtggtaaggtcaattgctgctgtaaccacaaatgcacgactgacttctgttgttgatttcatttgtttgttatttccttctatgtttctcattctaacacttttcatcgtattgcacagggacgaaagcttgacacacgtgtctaaggaaaccacattggtataagggactgttcttattcccttctttctgtataatgatcaattatccaagtaagccattccacattgttgattttcttggactcggatgacacgcaggtagctataatcttttacgtggttaggtaaattgctgctgtatccacaaatgcacgactgacttctgttgt is a window of Harmonia axyridis chromosome 2, icHarAxyr1.1, whole genome shotgun sequence DNA encoding:
- the LOC123674221 gene encoding uncharacterized protein LOC123674221 translates to MSDADGAASSQPSSRGRSPSSEVRVSWVYELNKQELIEKLKTSNVTVSETDSVDNLRKTLVKKLRGKNETFTKKELYRYDMFDFNKISFTLNKDNWEVFVERLELIFECQCISPERQSAELLTRVCQETFMLFRNLTSPKMAKDLSYSDLVNIMNSHLHPKPSEISERNKFYATKQLPSESIHAFLTKLKERSFYCNFKDLDIALRDQFVFGLINHETKVELFRQENLTFQSAVKIAEDREAAIKNSLSMKPAYAVSEDTIFYMNKAGSKYSNHQQYRGRGSGNAEGKFKSSHPNNAAAASTSKDQSQKLIRDNRQRQHDNRSSYRREDRNGSRRSNVSNNSQVHITSKTRNNNECYCCGGFNHFARDCKLRWKTCNYCNVKGHIDRACLKKQNGINLVNDNLLENEDLDSSDLDFYYMQQNNFTEFQVNNIVVEPHSMKLIIDNNQVELEVDTGSHVTVFSEKTVANYFAAKKIHKADISLSSYDRTKLNVMGMLTDLKVHFEGVEANLKAYVLAGNGKNLIGRQWLQALGMWPITFKPQFALNCLNDHNSIISHFKSKYPQLFDNSPGKYKGKSIKLTFKKDYQPIQCKPYHVPFALKDKVDAEIDRLVRIGNLEQVEVSEWATPVVPVVKGEGVRLCGNFKLTVNPQIIVKRYPLPLKEKVFQTLQVGTKWSQIDLKHAFMQFEVAEDCRDPLTIITQKGLFRYKKLPEGVASSPAECQDIVTDILKGLK